The following DNA comes from Ornithobacterium rhinotracheale DSM 15997.
AAGCTGATGAATTTGTGATTGCAGAACTTGTTTTTCTTTTTGATCAATAAAGCCATTTCGCTCATAATCGTTAAGCACCGCCTCCACCTCTTCTTTGTACTGAATACGCTCTAGCACAGCATGGATTTTTTTACCATAATCCTGCAACTCTCTCTGGCGTACATCCCACATCTTGGAATGTTCGCTACTGATACGCACTTTTTCTTTCCAATCGTTGTACTTTAAGGGATAAAAAACAGTGTTGTCCTCAGATTTATATTCTTTTTTAGGACTTACTTTTTCTGGCTCTCCTACGCAATATTCTGCTTCTGCAGTGCCCACTTTTGAGTTCATGTATTCATCAAGAATCTCACTAAATGAGAAAGAATCATATTTTTTCTGTGTTTTGATGTACATATACAGCTGCTCCTCGGCACGCGTAGTGGCTACATAAAATTTATTGATTTGATCCATTTCGGATTCTTGCACATCTTTCTGAACAATATTTGCCATCTCATCGGGCAAATGCTCTACCACGCCTTTTAGCGGATTGGTTTTATTTACATAAAAATGATTGAATTTCCCTTCTTTTAGCGGAATCCATAATCCGTGATCCTTGATATCTAACTTAGTATAAGGCAAAAACACCACGGGAAATTGCAATCCTTTGGATTTATGTATAGTCATGATTTTCACGGCATTTACGCCACTTGGCACAGCAATGCTTTTTCTATCGCCACGCTCGTCCCAATAGGCGATAAACGCTTGGGCAGAAGATTCGTTTTGGGTTTGAAATTTTAAAATTTCATCTAAAAAATTTAAAACATATTCCTGGTTTTGCGCTTCGATTCCCAGTGCGGCAATCGTTTTCTCGGTCTGGTCATACAGCGAATTCATTTTTTGATTTAAATGAGACAAATCGACCGAAACTTTTGCCAATTCTGCAATGAATTGATAAAACGGAACGCGTAATACATGCAAAGAAAATTCCGTGAAATCTGAAACCTTCAGCTTTTTCATGCTTTTTAAATTCAGCAATAAATCGGCTCGGAATTTATGATTTTCGGTATCGGTAGTAAGTCTTAAAACCGATAAAATCAATTGAATTTCTGGATTATTAATGAGCAATAAAGCTTCATCAGAAAGCACTGCTATTTCGTTTTCTTGCAAAAATTCAGCAATGCGATTGGCCTCTTTGTTGGTATTGACCAAAACGGTTAAATCCCTAAGCTCGTAGCCTTTAGCCAAACAATTTTTCATTTTAGCTAAAAGATCTTCTAGCACATAATCGTTGTAATTTTTGGTATCGCCTTTTTCAATCGTAATGCGTTTTATGCAAACATAGCCTCCTTTTTTGTGATTGATTTTCTGTTCGTTGCCTTGGATATAAATATTTTTAAAACCTTCGTTTTGTATAAATTTATTGGCTACAAAGGTGTAAAAATCATTATTAAACTCGATGATTTCGTGATAGCTACGCCAGTTTTTATCTAAATTTTCTACCGAAACATTGCCATAAAATTCATTGCCTTGATTGATTAAACCAATCATCAAATCTGGGTTTCCTCCACGAAATCGATAAATCGATTGTTTCGGGTCGCCCACTAGCATTAGCGTATCGCCTTGTGCCAAAGCATTTTCTACCAATGGCTGTAAATTGCTCCACTGTATGCTCGAAGTGTCTTGAAACTCATCGATGAAATAATGGCGGTATTTGGTTCCGATTTTTTCATAAATAAACGGAGTGGGCTGCGATTGTAAATTCTCGTTGATGATTTTATTGAACTCAGAAATCAACATCACATTGCCTTCGCTTTCAATCTGCGAAAGATTTTTCTCGATTTCGTTGTAGAGCGACATGGTATTTATACTACCATACACAGCATTGCATACTTGTAGGCGAACGATTTTGGCTTTAATCTGCTCAACGGCTTCCTCAATTTTTGGAAAAATCTCTTCGATTCTATCCACCGCCGATGCCGACGCCGATGAAGAACCTAACTTTCTGCCTTCTAAAATATCGTTGTGCGTCTTGGTAGGAAAATCCATTTTTCCGTTCAAAATTTTAGTAAAAAAGGATAAAATGCCCCTACTTCCGCCACTAAAATCTTTGGGTGCTAGATTTTGCTCCTCGACCAAATTTAGGATTTCGGTGCATTTTTCAGTAAAAAAATCCTGAATTTCATTGATTTCCGTAATGAGTTTACCTCGAAATTCAACTAAATCTTTTAATTCTAACCGACCGATTTCTCTCATGTATTCTAGGAAATGATCGGCATATAAATGCGAGGCGTTGCTTTTTAATTCTTCTGAAATATCCCAACTTTTATCTCGGGCTAAATTTTCGGTTGCTGCCTGCGTAATGATTTTGCTTAAATGCTGATTGTTTTGCAAATCGGCGTAGAGCAAATCCACCGCTTCGCCCATTAATTGAGAAGTATCTAGCTCCACATCAAAGTTAGACGATAAGCCCAAATCGGTAGCAAAGGCACGCATAAGCCTTAAATTAAATGTGTCTATCGTGCTCACCGAAAACAGGGAATAATTATGCAAAATATCGCTTAAAACAGCTCCGCTACGCTCCTGAATTTCTTCTTTAGAAATATTTAAATGCTCCTGAATACTTGCTAATTCGGGTTCAGAAATTTTGCCATTTCGCCACTCATCAAGCTTTTGCAAAATACGCTCTTTCATCTCATTAGCCGCCTTATTGGTAAAGGTGATGGCTAAAATCTGGCTAAAACTTTTGCTATTTTTTTTCTGCAAAAGAAGGTGCATAATCTCCTGAACAAGTGTATAAGTTTTTCCTGTTCCTGCCGATGCACTATAAATTTTGAATTCCCCTGCTTGAAGCATTTTTTTATTTTCAAAAATAAGGTTTTTTGATGATTTTTTAGCTTTTGAGGAAAAGAAAAATCCGCTCCATCGAAATGAAGCGGATTTTGATTATTGTAAGATTACAATCTTGGGGCTAATTATAAATTAGCGAAGTATTGTAATGTACGGATTAACTGAGCAGTATAAGACATTTCGTTGTCATACCAAGCAACAGTTTTCACCAATTGTTTGTCTCCTACAGTCATCACTTTAGTTTGAGTAGCATCAAACAATGAACCGTAAGTGATTCCGATAACATCAGCAGAAACGATTGGATCTTCTGTGTAACCGAAAGATTCGTTAGCAGCTTCTTTCATTGCAGCGTTGATTTCATCAACAGATACATTTTTCTCAAGAACTGTAACTAATTCAGTAAGAGATCCTGTTGGGGTTGGTACACGCTGAGCAGCACCGTCTAATTTTCCGTTTAATTCTGGAATTACTAATCCGATAGCTTTTGCAGCACCAGTTGAGTTTGGAACGATACTTACAGCTGCAGCACGAGCTCTTCTTAAATCTCCTTTTTTGTGAGGAGCGTCAAGTGTGTTTTGGTCTCCAGTGTAAGCGTGGATAGTAGTCATTAAACCTTCTACTACACCGAATTTATCGTTCAACACTTTAGCCATAGGAGCTAAACAGTTTGTAGTACAAGATGCACCAGAGATTACAGTTTCGTCTCCTTTAAGGATATTTTGGTTTACATTGAATACAACAGTTGGAACATCTCCACCAGGAGCAGAGATTACTACTCTTTTAGCTCCACCTTTAAGGTGTAATTCAGCTTTTTCTTTAGTAGCGAAGAATCCTGTACATTCTAGCACGATATCCACTCCTAGCTCTCCCCAAGGAAGTTCTTCTGGATTTGGATTAGCAAGAACTTTTACTTCTTTTCCGTTTACTTTAAAGGCACCATCTAGCACTTCGATTTCTCCGTTAAAACGACCTTGAGTAGAGTCATATTTTAATAAGTGCGCTAATTGTTTTGCGTCTGTTAAGTCGTTGATTGCAACTACTTCCAATCCTTCAACTTCTTGAATTCTACGGAATGCTAAACGACCAATGCGTCCAAAACCGTTGATACCTACTTTTACATTTGCCATAATAATTGTGTTTTTAATTAAATTGTTTTTTTGTTTATAGATTATTATCGTGCCAAAATTTCAGACACTCTAATTAATTCATGATCGATTTCGTTGTGTTTTTGGATAGCTTCTTCGATAGGAGTATATACGATCTTATTGCTTCTTACTCCTGCCATTACATTGCTTTTTCCAGCTAAAAGCCCCTCAACTGCAGCGATACCTAAACGGCTTGCCAACACACGATCTGCACAGCTTGGAGTTCCTCCTCGCTGAATGTGTCCTAGCACCGTAACACGGATATCATAAGTTGGGTACTTAATTTTGGTAAATTTAGCCAAATCATAAATGTTACCTAGCTCCTCGCCCTCTGCCACAACAATAATGCTTGAGATTTTACCTGTTTGTTCACCACGATCTAGCGCGTTAAACATTTCATCGATTTCATCTCTTTTTTCTGGAATCAAGATATCTTGTGCGCCAGCTGCGATACCACTATTTAGAGCAATAAAACCTGCATCACGCCCCATTACCTCAACAAAGAAGACACGGTTGTGTGATTGTGCTGTATCTCTAATTTTATCTATCGCATCAACAGCGGTGTTAAGTGCTGTATCGTAACCGATTGTGTAATCTGTACCGAAGATATCGTTATCAATCGTTCCAGGCACTCCAATTACAGGGATTCCATGCTCTTCGTGGAATAATTTAGCTCCCGTAAAAGAACCATCTCCCCCGATTACCACAAGGGCATCAATTCCATTTTTTTGTACGTTTTCAAAGGCTTTTTTACGACCTTCTACAGTTCTAAATTCATCTGAACGGGCAGTTTTTAAAATTGTACCACCTCTATTAATAATATTACTTACACTTCTAGGTCCTAATGAAACTACATCATTTGTAATCAATCCCTCATAGCCTAAACGCACTCCTTTCACATTTAGCCCATGGTAAGATGCAGCTCGTACTACCGCACGCAGAGCGGCGTTCATTCCAGGAGCATCTCCCCCAGAAGTAATTACACCTATTGTGTTGATTTTTTTTGTTGCCATAGTTTAATTTTAACGATACAAATATAGTGAACTTTATTGATTATTTTATATGATTTATATTAGAATCTATATTACACCTTATATTTTAATACCTTAGAGCCAAAAACAATCACAATCTGTTCGAAACCTCCGTGCGCATTCCGCCAAATTTCTATGCGCATCGCGAAAAAATTGCATGCGCATGCAATTTTTCGGCAAAGCTCTCACAAGTTTTTTACACAATTTCGCTTTCTTATTTTAAGCTCAATCCTATCAAGATTTTCTCCACAAACACCGAAATGGCTGAAAGATTAACTATTTAATAAGCATTTAATAGTATTTTCTAACAATTTTCACAAAACAATTAAGCACTATTTTAAGACACAAATATCTTAATTATTTATTTATAAGCCATTTAAATTAAAACTGATTTTTACTCATTCTGATTATTTTTTATTTTAATTATTAAATTTATTTGTATATTAGTGCTAAATTAAATTTTGATAGAAAATGACTGAAAAAAGAGAGTTTTTAGATGTTTCGGTGGACTGTACCGTTTTTGGATATGATGATAAACAGCTAAAAATATTGCTGATTGAACAAAAAAAACAAAGTCCTGAGCATATTCCGCTCCGTGCGCTCCCAGGAGACCATGTGTATAAAGGAGAAGATATAGACGATGCTGCAAATCGTGTGCTAGAGGAGCTTACAGGTTTAAGAGGTGTTTTCTTAAAACAATTCCACGCATTTGGTAAGCCAGACCGCCTTCAACAAAAACAAGATAAAGAATGGTTGCTCAATGTGAGAAAAGATTTAAACAAACATGTGGTAACAATTGCTTATTATTCTTTAATTAAAATGGAGGATTT
Coding sequences within:
- a CDS encoding UvrD-helicase domain-containing protein, producing MLQAGEFKIYSASAGTGKTYTLVQEIMHLLLQKKNSKSFSQILAITFTNKAANEMKERILQKLDEWRNGKISEPELASIQEHLNISKEEIQERSGAVLSDILHNYSLFSVSTIDTFNLRLMRAFATDLGLSSNFDVELDTSQLMGEAVDLLYADLQNNQHLSKIITQAATENLARDKSWDISEELKSNASHLYADHFLEYMREIGRLELKDLVEFRGKLITEINEIQDFFTEKCTEILNLVEEQNLAPKDFSGGSRGILSFFTKILNGKMDFPTKTHNDILEGRKLGSSSASASAVDRIEEIFPKIEEAVEQIKAKIVRLQVCNAVYGSINTMSLYNEIEKNLSQIESEGNVMLISEFNKIINENLQSQPTPFIYEKIGTKYRHYFIDEFQDTSSIQWSNLQPLVENALAQGDTLMLVGDPKQSIYRFRGGNPDLMIGLINQGNEFYGNVSVENLDKNWRSYHEIIEFNNDFYTFVANKFIQNEGFKNIYIQGNEQKINHKKGGYVCIKRITIEKGDTKNYNDYVLEDLLAKMKNCLAKGYELRDLTVLVNTNKEANRIAEFLQENEIAVLSDEALLLINNPEIQLILSVLRLTTDTENHKFRADLLLNLKSMKKLKVSDFTEFSLHVLRVPFYQFIAELAKVSVDLSHLNQKMNSLYDQTEKTIAALGIEAQNQEYVLNFLDEILKFQTQNESSAQAFIAYWDERGDRKSIAVPSGVNAVKIMTIHKSKGLQFPVVFLPYTKLDIKDHGLWIPLKEGKFNHFYVNKTNPLKGVVEHLPDEMANIVQKDVQESEMDQINKFYVATTRAEEQLYMYIKTQKKYDSFSFSEILDEYMNSKVGTAEAEYCVGEPEKVSPKKEYKSEDNTVFYPLKYNDWKEKVRISSEHSKMWDVRQRELQDYGKKIHAVLERIQYKEEVEAVLNDYERNGFIDQKEKQVLQSQIHQLLTKPELKEAYEHHTVLNERDFISKTGKIFRPDRLVKTEKGWYLIDYKTGEKSEEHILQIQEYKQFLSELKVDVAHAYLVYLSKDTEILEVD
- the gap gene encoding type I glyceraldehyde-3-phosphate dehydrogenase, which gives rise to MANVKVGINGFGRIGRLAFRRIQEVEGLEVVAINDLTDAKQLAHLLKYDSTQGRFNGEIEVLDGAFKVNGKEVKVLANPNPEELPWGELGVDIVLECTGFFATKEKAELHLKGGAKRVVISAPGGDVPTVVFNVNQNILKGDETVISGASCTTNCLAPMAKVLNDKFGVVEGLMTTIHAYTGDQNTLDAPHKKGDLRRARAAAVSIVPNSTGAAKAIGLVIPELNGKLDGAAQRVPTPTGSLTELVTVLEKNVSVDEINAAMKEAANESFGYTEDPIVSADVIGITYGSLFDATQTKVMTVGDKQLVKTVAWYDNEMSYTAQLIRTLQYFANL
- the pfkA gene encoding 6-phosphofructokinase, giving the protein MATKKINTIGVITSGGDAPGMNAALRAVVRAASYHGLNVKGVRLGYEGLITNDVVSLGPRSVSNIINRGGTILKTARSDEFRTVEGRKKAFENVQKNGIDALVVIGGDGSFTGAKLFHEEHGIPVIGVPGTIDNDIFGTDYTIGYDTALNTAVDAIDKIRDTAQSHNRVFFVEVMGRDAGFIALNSGIAAGAQDILIPEKRDEIDEMFNALDRGEQTGKISSIIVVAEGEELGNIYDLAKFTKIKYPTYDIRVTVLGHIQRGGTPSCADRVLASRLGIAAVEGLLAGKSNVMAGVRSNKIVYTPIEEAIQKHNEIDHELIRVSEILAR
- a CDS encoding NUDIX hydrolase, coding for MTEKREFLDVSVDCTVFGYDDKQLKILLIEQKKQSPEHIPLRALPGDHVYKGEDIDDAANRVLEELTGLRGVFLKQFHAFGKPDRLQQKQDKEWLLNVRKDLNKHVVTIAYYSLIKMEDFVPEAASFANKTEWVNIDEIPHLGFDHDEIFQKALATLRFDTENYNIAFELLPKKFTLSQLQNIYEVILDREFDKRNFRKSIKKLSNLIPLNEKQKGVFHKPAQLYSFDIKKQIEETDVI